A genomic window from Desulfovibrio legallii includes:
- a CDS encoding ABC transporter ATP-binding protein, whose translation MLEARNLTVTGRRGRVLLQNVSFSLQPGALLAVVGPNGAGKSTLGKTLAGLIRPQSGGFFLHGRPLDGLGRKGRARQVAWLPQSVTPVPCSVFDAVLLGRRPHMAWLPSAQDRHLTAAVLEELRLAHLSAACVTGLSGGELQKTLIARALVQEAPVLILDEPVNHLDIRNQVEILETVRARTRARRTRCLVVLHNLSFALRYADAVLLLHQGRALFHGPPADLQAEALSAAYGIPVRLVSVDGVRYALV comes from the coding sequence ATGCTGGAAGCGCGTAACCTGACCGTCACGGGGCGGCGCGGCCGCGTGCTGCTGCAGAACGTGAGCTTCAGTCTGCAGCCCGGGGCGCTGCTGGCCGTGGTGGGCCCCAACGGCGCGGGCAAAAGCACCCTGGGCAAAACCCTGGCCGGGCTCATCCGCCCCCAAAGCGGCGGCTTCTTCCTCCACGGCCGCCCCCTGGACGGCCTGGGCCGCAAGGGTCGCGCCCGACAAGTGGCCTGGCTGCCCCAGAGCGTTACCCCCGTGCCTTGCAGCGTATTTGATGCCGTGCTCCTGGGACGCCGCCCGCACATGGCCTGGCTGCCCTCGGCCCAGGACCGCCACCTTACCGCCGCAGTGCTGGAAGAACTGCGCCTCGCCCACCTCAGCGCGGCCTGCGTCACGGGCCTCAGCGGCGGCGAGCTGCAAAAAACCCTCATCGCCCGCGCCCTGGTGCAGGAAGCCCCCGTGCTGATCCTGGACGAACCTGTCAACCACCTGGATATCCGCAATCAGGTAGAAATTCTGGAAACCGTGCGCGCCCGCACCAGAGCCCGCCGCACCCGCTGCCTGGTGGTGCTGCACAATCTGAGTTTTGCCCTGCGCTACGCCGATGCCGTACTCCTGCTGCACCAGGGGCGCGCGCTCTTCCACGGCCCGCCCGCAGACCTGCAGGCCGAAGCCCTCAGCGCCGCCTACGGCATCCCCGTGCGCTTAGTAAGCGTGGATGGCGTGCGCTATGCCCTGGTGTAG
- a CDS encoding STAS domain-containing protein: protein MEIQVSQVNKAHIIKIAGRWDTFSSSAFEQTCAELVNDGMRHAIIDTAQVDYISSFGLRSLLNLGKLLEPLQGSVHISSLQPQVRKIFVGSGFSSLFPEYPDVNAALQALGTGH, encoded by the coding sequence ATGGAAATCCAGGTCAGCCAGGTCAACAAGGCCCATATCATAAAAATTGCTGGACGGTGGGATACCTTTTCCTCTTCCGCCTTTGAGCAAACCTGCGCAGAGCTGGTCAATGACGGCATGCGGCATGCGATCATTGATACAGCCCAGGTTGATTACATAAGCTCTTTCGGGCTGCGCAGCCTGCTCAACCTTGGGAAACTGCTGGAACCGCTTCAGGGGTCTGTGCATATAAGCAGCTTGCAGCCCCAGGTGCGAAAAATTTTTGTGGGCAGCGGATTCAGCAGCCTTTTCCCCGAATACCCTGATGTAAATGCCGCCTTGCAGGCCCTTGGAACCGGGCATTGA
- a CDS encoding PP2C family protein-serine/threonine phosphatase, with protein sequence MRQTVPILAGLVGVLLVLVIMGYLYARDQIVKTARLQVAQLVGSIARQDDYSRRWLERGMQSVVRLASTFPDLPPAERKEEDKRMVAIVSDERGRQVVEICLLDEQHGIWRRRYGSDGVMNGTSRALGPDWTIQELRELKAPVWHKPVVGHDRIITISYSAPLLKKDQSGHETVTGVCTVSLGLPWFADRVRSFSSLENCMAFFLTPDGHWTLPPDADSQLENLKKRMLQRRSGEVNVTYNEASYLAVFMPVTDYSLLMGVLIPRANLFGSLDRLARLLALVGVSILILAAYSLHRTSNRLLKPLIPLGDLAARLARGELEAIPDPAAALPPPPFPNEAQRLRIVTEKLRQALHQRVHDLALIGRTKERLFGELAFARTLQEKMRPPKLPPLADLELATFIHTAGDICGDLYDYFLQSPRHLCCVMGNVAERGVPAALLMGRIGPLLHELLLSGLRPGKALESVNRILIPTGTDAPFMVSVLASVLDLDTGAFCWACAGQLPPFRIHGNTVRQLAWTGDIPLGIRPNEKYQEKNIQLAPGETLLFAGQRLLSQVGVEGSLYTEWRLRQFLQNRTEPLPELLRMLYGDIRATLGEAPQDDLTFFAIRWKRGTANPAKNEDKEEDGGDALSAASDLGQIQS encoded by the coding sequence GTGCGCCAAACCGTGCCCATCCTGGCAGGTCTTGTCGGCGTGCTCCTTGTTCTTGTCATTATGGGCTATCTGTACGCGCGTGACCAGATCGTAAAAACGGCCCGGCTTCAGGTGGCCCAGCTGGTTGGCAGCATTGCCCGGCAGGATGACTACAGCCGACGCTGGCTTGAACGCGGCATGCAGTCTGTGGTCAGGCTGGCTTCAACTTTTCCTGATCTCCCTCCCGCAGAGCGAAAGGAAGAAGACAAACGGATGGTGGCCATCGTCTCTGACGAGCGCGGCAGACAGGTTGTGGAAATCTGCCTGCTCGACGAACAGCATGGCATCTGGCGGCGACGCTATGGCAGCGACGGCGTCATGAACGGCACGAGCCGCGCCCTTGGACCGGACTGGACCATACAGGAACTGCGCGAACTCAAGGCTCCGGTATGGCACAAACCCGTTGTGGGACATGACCGTATCATCACCATAAGCTATTCAGCGCCTCTTTTAAAAAAAGATCAGAGCGGGCATGAGACTGTGACGGGCGTTTGTACCGTAAGTCTTGGCCTGCCCTGGTTTGCGGACCGGGTACGCTCCTTCAGTTCCCTTGAAAACTGCATGGCCTTCTTTCTTACGCCCGATGGACACTGGACCTTGCCGCCTGACGCCGACAGCCAGTTGGAAAATCTGAAAAAACGTATGCTGCAGCGCCGTTCGGGCGAAGTAAATGTTACCTACAACGAGGCCTCGTATCTCGCAGTATTCATGCCCGTTACCGACTACAGCCTGCTTATGGGCGTGCTCATTCCCCGCGCCAATCTTTTCGGCAGTCTGGACAGGCTTGCCCGGCTGCTGGCTCTTGTGGGCGTCAGTATTCTCATATTGGCAGCATACAGCCTGCACCGCACTTCAAACCGCCTGCTTAAGCCCCTGATTCCTCTGGGCGACCTCGCCGCGAGACTCGCCAGGGGAGAACTTGAAGCCATACCGGACCCTGCGGCCGCCCTGCCCCCGCCGCCCTTCCCCAATGAGGCGCAGCGGCTCAGGATAGTAACTGAGAAATTACGGCAGGCACTGCACCAGAGAGTACACGACCTTGCGCTCATAGGCAGAACTAAGGAGCGCCTCTTTGGTGAGCTGGCTTTTGCGCGTACTCTTCAGGAAAAAATGCGCCCGCCAAAGCTGCCCCCCCTTGCTGACCTCGAATTGGCAACCTTTATTCATACGGCTGGCGATATATGTGGCGATTTGTATGATTATTTTTTGCAATCGCCCCGGCATCTGTGCTGCGTTATGGGAAATGTTGCTGAACGTGGGGTGCCTGCTGCCCTGCTTATGGGGCGCATAGGGCCGCTGCTGCACGAATTGCTGCTTTCAGGTCTCAGGCCCGGCAAAGCTCTGGAAAGTGTGAACCGTATTCTGATTCCTACGGGAACAGATGCGCCATTTATGGTCAGCGTGCTTGCCAGCGTGCTTGATCTGGACACAGGCGCCTTCTGCTGGGCCTGTGCCGGGCAGTTACCGCCCTTTCGCATCCACGGCAACACGGTGAGGCAGTTAGCTTGGACGGGCGATATCCCCCTGGGCATACGCCCCAATGAAAAATACCAGGAAAAAAACATACAGCTTGCCCCCGGTGAAACACTGCTTTTTGCTGGTCAGCGCCTGCTCTCGCAGGTGGGGGTTGAGGGCAGCCTGTATACGGAATGGCGCTTGCGCCAGTTTCTGCAAAACCGCACAGAGCCGCTGCCTGAACTGCTGCGCATGCTCTACGGCGACATCCGGGCAACCCTTGGCGAAGCGCCGCAGGATGACCTGACATTTTTTGCTATCCGCTGGAAGCGTGGTACGGCCAACCCCGCTAAAAACGAAGACAAGGAAGAGGACGGCGGGGACGCACTTTCTGCCGCAAGCGACCTCGGCCAGATCCAGAGTTGA
- a CDS encoding sigma-54 interaction domain-containing protein, producing MDTSALHARLTAICEEITHGEYDKAKAIFELPLCGGDEVNVLAEALGMMLVRIEAREFELGRAIAALTSTREDLVWHKERLAQENNRLRAELRRKAEGVRPVATAPAMLFLLRQAERAAMVDATLLLTGETGTGKGLFARHIHDLSTRAGKPFVVINCAAIPASLLESELFGIEAGVASGVQARAGRFEQAAHGTILLDEIGDMPLESQAKLLHVIETGQVERVGGRKPIDVGVRIMAATHRDLGKRVEEGLFRADLFYRLNVMPLHVPPLRERREDIPFLVRLFLTRIAERSSLAASSLSREALDLLMRYNWPGNIRELENELERAALMAESVQISPSDLSPMLRGAPAGSFASADGHAHAPGKGFSALSQDEQARLSGAAPVGAPACWPPEAVDNCTQGGIPTLAQVELAHIKAVLARLGGNKSRAARILGISREGLRVKLQKNGQN from the coding sequence ATGGATACTTCTGCGCTGCATGCCAGGCTCACAGCCATTTGTGAGGAAATCACGCATGGGGAATACGACAAGGCCAAGGCAATTTTTGAGCTTCCTCTCTGTGGCGGAGATGAAGTCAATGTGCTGGCAGAAGCTCTTGGCATGATGCTGGTACGCATTGAAGCCAGAGAGTTTGAGTTGGGCCGGGCCATTGCAGCGCTGACTTCTACGCGTGAAGATCTCGTGTGGCATAAGGAGCGTCTGGCGCAGGAGAACAACCGCCTGCGCGCCGAATTGCGCCGCAAGGCCGAGGGTGTGCGCCCGGTAGCCACTGCTCCAGCCATGCTTTTTCTGCTGCGGCAGGCTGAACGGGCTGCCATGGTGGACGCCACCCTTTTGCTGACGGGTGAAACTGGCACGGGTAAGGGGTTGTTTGCCCGGCACATTCATGACTTGAGTACAAGAGCCGGCAAACCCTTTGTGGTCATAAACTGTGCGGCCATTCCCGCTTCTCTGCTGGAAAGCGAACTCTTCGGCATTGAGGCGGGCGTTGCCTCGGGGGTGCAGGCCCGCGCAGGGCGCTTTGAGCAAGCTGCGCACGGGACCATATTGCTGGACGAAATAGGCGATATGCCGCTTGAAAGCCAGGCCAAACTTTTGCACGTTATCGAAACGGGGCAGGTGGAGCGCGTTGGCGGGCGTAAACCCATTGATGTGGGGGTGCGTATTATGGCGGCCACGCACCGCGATCTCGGCAAGCGGGTGGAGGAGGGCCTTTTCAGGGCAGATCTGTTTTACAGGCTTAATGTCATGCCATTGCATGTTCCACCTCTGCGCGAACGGCGCGAGGACATTCCGTTTTTGGTTCGTCTTTTTCTGACCCGTATTGCCGAGCGTTCTTCTTTGGCCGCTTCTTCCCTGAGCCGAGAGGCGCTGGATTTGCTCATGCGCTACAACTGGCCGGGAAATATCCGCGAACTTGAAAACGAACTCGAGCGAGCCGCCCTTATGGCGGAGAGCGTTCAGATCAGTCCATCCGATCTGTCGCCGATGTTGCGGGGGGCGCCCGCTGGTTCCTTTGCCAGTGCAGACGGCCATGCCCATGCACCGGGCAAAGGGTTTTCGGCCCTCTCGCAAGACGAACAGGCCCGCTTGTCAGGTGCTGCGCCGGTTGGGGCTCCTGCTTGCTGGCCACCCGAAGCTGTAGACAATTGCACCCAAGGGGGCATCCCAACCTTGGCGCAGGTTGAGCTTGCCCATATTAAAGCGGTGCTGGCGCGGCTTGGCGGCAATAAATCGCGTGCCGCGCGCATTTTGGGCATCAGCCGTGAAGGGCTGCGCGTCAAACTGCAAAAGAACGGTCAAAATTAG
- a CDS encoding SpoIIE family protein phosphatase: MSLRFDASLATVEGVLAVVQEWVAERGILRDDALSLRLVLEELLINICLHAKLPDHNNKIDLQMKILGQQNAAKSRIGAENTQTSLHITLRDYGQPFNPLTHVNLPLGDLKTASEGGRGLTLVRLIATQMDYLRAQGSNQLDIAIPLLTPAGETGRLFPGHAKTLPKRPLERLWAFWCSSIALRQTVLFTLSSIVLIWGAITLYSIEIANQRHESSLMLTRQAMHTQAVISSTFLDRVGGGLENVAQAAREMPEYAALLARPDDFVKELQKGAALRSLWAEIPVLGLAIGYGGKTWLYRLQHSELEKQEIKTDLAAFAAQGTSRAQWQSLFINFLPDDPHAAMIYALALAPSGRTEDGWIGTIITMPWIAGTLRALSGFKHAAAFYTDSQGRYVIFPPGRALGQGAQSLGQEARLHGAPELENVERAMLEGQIGAVQLRPVFDGDKTPWNLPWEGPTTLAYYPMMTKGWYLGLLISSDELGDAPRGLPPALFFMAALGPLCIGLITWFVTSRTLRPLNELADALEGFGSGNLEAPFPRARFPDEIGVMLTTFERVRVTLRASFRNLVTSAADQQRMQNELNLARNIQQSMLPKTFPQLSWVNVDARIDMCREVCGDLYDCFSPHAKPERLCCVIGDVCGKGVPAAIIMSRTMSLARSFLQEGHGPAETLEKLNTALLRTDASSMFVTMLVGILEPDGLFCWASAGHPPPLPGPEPLETGEGFSAEQAPLPPWPGELVLGVRKKQTYSTHTAQLKPGQSLLLYTDGADEAMGPPAGVQNLNEIYGETRLAASLDKACRAAQDSKNIVASLRQDITSHMQGLSPADDISLMVMTYTGADDV, from the coding sequence ATGAGCCTGCGCTTTGACGCCAGCCTGGCAACAGTTGAAGGCGTGCTGGCGGTTGTGCAGGAATGGGTAGCGGAGCGTGGCATACTTCGAGATGACGCACTTTCACTGCGCCTTGTGCTTGAGGAACTGCTGATCAATATCTGTCTGCATGCCAAGTTGCCAGACCACAATAATAAAATAGATCTTCAAATGAAAATCCTGGGCCAGCAAAATGCCGCTAAAAGCCGCATAGGCGCAGAAAACACTCAAACATCCTTGCACATTACCCTGCGTGATTACGGACAGCCCTTCAACCCGCTGACGCACGTTAACCTTCCCCTCGGCGATCTCAAGACTGCTTCAGAAGGAGGACGAGGCCTCACCCTGGTCCGGCTTATCGCCACACAGATGGACTATCTGAGGGCGCAAGGCAGCAATCAGCTGGATATTGCCATTCCCCTGCTCACTCCCGCCGGAGAAACAGGCCGCCTTTTCCCCGGTCATGCCAAGACGCTGCCCAAAAGACCACTGGAGCGGCTGTGGGCCTTTTGGTGCAGCAGCATTGCTCTGCGTCAGACGGTTTTGTTCACGCTTAGTTCCATAGTTCTCATCTGGGGAGCAATAACACTTTATTCCATTGAAATAGCGAATCAACGACATGAAAGCTCGCTGATGCTGACCAGGCAGGCCATGCACACGCAGGCTGTTATTTCTTCCACATTTCTGGACAGGGTCGGCGGCGGTCTTGAAAACGTGGCCCAGGCAGCAAGGGAGATGCCAGAGTATGCAGCGTTGCTGGCCCGGCCAGACGACTTTGTAAAGGAACTGCAAAAGGGCGCCGCACTGCGTTCACTATGGGCTGAAATTCCAGTCCTCGGCCTGGCAATCGGCTATGGTGGAAAAACGTGGTTGTACCGCCTGCAGCATAGCGAATTGGAAAAGCAGGAAATCAAGACGGACCTTGCCGCTTTTGCTGCCCAAGGCACAAGCAGGGCCCAGTGGCAAAGCCTGTTCATAAATTTTTTGCCTGACGACCCGCATGCCGCCATGATTTATGCTCTCGCGCTGGCCCCTTCAGGGCGCACCGAAGACGGCTGGATAGGCACCATCATCACCATGCCCTGGATAGCAGGCACGCTGCGCGCGCTTTCAGGCTTCAAGCACGCCGCGGCTTTTTATACTGACAGTCAGGGGCGCTATGTGATCTTTCCTCCGGGGCGCGCACTGGGACAAGGGGCCCAAAGTCTTGGCCAAGAGGCCCGGCTGCATGGCGCTCCAGAGCTTGAAAACGTTGAAAGGGCTATGCTGGAGGGCCAGATCGGCGCAGTGCAGCTTCGGCCTGTGTTTGATGGCGACAAAACGCCCTGGAACCTGCCGTGGGAAGGGCCGACAACCCTGGCGTACTATCCGATGATGACAAAAGGCTGGTATCTGGGCCTGCTTATTTCCAGCGATGAGCTTGGGGACGCGCCCCGCGGCTTGCCGCCAGCGCTCTTTTTCATGGCTGCCCTCGGACCTTTGTGTATCGGGCTTATCACCTGGTTCGTCACATCGCGCACACTGCGCCCTCTTAATGAGCTGGCGGACGCCCTTGAAGGCTTCGGTAGCGGCAACCTTGAGGCTCCCTTTCCCCGGGCGCGCTTTCCCGACGAAATCGGCGTGATGCTGACCACTTTTGAGCGCGTACGCGTGACGTTGCGGGCCTCCTTCCGCAATCTCGTCACCAGCGCGGCAGATCAGCAACGTATGCAGAACGAGCTGAATCTCGCCCGAAATATTCAGCAGTCCATGTTGCCAAAGACTTTTCCTCAATTATCCTGGGTAAATGTTGATGCGCGTATCGACATGTGCCGGGAAGTATGCGGCGACCTGTATGACTGTTTTTCGCCCCATGCCAAACCCGAACGCCTTTGCTGCGTCATAGGCGATGTGTGCGGCAAGGGGGTGCCCGCAGCCATTATCATGAGCCGTACCATGTCGCTGGCGCGCTCCTTTCTGCAGGAGGGGCACGGCCCGGCTGAAACCCTTGAAAAACTCAATACAGCCCTGCTGCGCACTGACGCCTCGTCAATGTTCGTCACCATGTTGGTGGGTATTCTTGAACCAGACGGGCTGTTCTGCTGGGCCAGTGCCGGGCACCCTCCACCGCTGCCAGGACCGGAACCACTGGAAACAGGCGAAGGTTTTTCCGCGGAGCAGGCTCCTCTGCCGCCCTGGCCAGGTGAACTGGTACTCGGCGTGCGTAAAAAGCAGACATATTCTACCCATACAGCGCAGCTCAAGCCTGGGCAGTCTCTTTTACTCTACACCGATGGCGCTGATGAGGCCATGGGGCCGCCAGCTGGCGTGCAAAACCTTAACGAAATATACGGCGAAACAAGGCTGGCTGCTTCGCTGGACAAGGCCTGCCGCGCCGCGCAGGATTCCAAAAACATCGTGGCCTCCCTGCGGCAGGATATTACGAGTCACATGCAAGGCCTTTCCCCGGCCGACGATATTTCGCTCATGGTTATGACCTATACGGGCGCAGACGACGTGTAG
- the lysA gene encoding diaminopimelate decarboxylase, with amino-acid sequence MSHIRSSYTDACAFYGRHTPRELAETYGTPLYVYNENILRQRCRELMGLSAHPGFGVNYSVKANANPALLKIVREEGLVVDAMSPGELYMDELAGFTPEKILYISNNNSAAELQNALVRGLLVSVDSLSQLDLLGGLNPGGKVMVRFNPGIGAGHHAKVITAGKATKFGVTPDKLDAVLALVKRHNLTLAGLNQHIGSLFMEPEGYLNAAEVLLHLAERLPEEALAKLEVIDFGGGFGIPYRKYDGEARLNMDELGARLHALISGWAAKTGYKGRFLVEPGRYVAAECSVLLGRVHAVKNNGEKRYVGTDLGFNVLVRPAMYDSFHDLEIYEAPGPQDRAELLQTIVGNICESGDILAKDRTLPALHESDVLGVLDAGAYGFTMGSNYNMRRRPAEVLIQGDGTARLIRRRENLEDLARCLLD; translated from the coding sequence ATGTCGCATATCCGCTCCAGCTATACCGACGCCTGCGCTTTTTACGGCCGCCACACCCCCCGAGAACTGGCCGAAACCTACGGCACCCCCCTCTACGTTTATAACGAAAACATTCTGCGCCAACGCTGCCGCGAGCTCATGGGGCTTTCTGCCCACCCCGGCTTCGGCGTGAACTATTCCGTCAAGGCCAACGCCAACCCGGCCCTGCTCAAAATAGTGCGCGAGGAAGGCCTGGTGGTGGACGCCATGAGCCCCGGCGAGCTTTATATGGATGAGCTGGCGGGCTTTACTCCGGAGAAAATCCTTTATATTTCCAACAACAATTCCGCTGCGGAGCTGCAGAATGCCCTGGTGCGGGGCCTGCTTGTCAGTGTGGATTCCCTCTCTCAGCTGGACCTGCTGGGCGGGCTCAACCCCGGCGGCAAGGTCATGGTGCGCTTCAACCCCGGCATCGGCGCGGGCCACCACGCCAAGGTGATCACCGCGGGCAAGGCCACCAAGTTCGGCGTCACGCCCGACAAGCTGGACGCGGTGCTGGCCCTCGTCAAACGCCACAATCTGACCCTTGCGGGCCTTAACCAGCACATCGGCTCCCTGTTCATGGAACCGGAAGGCTACCTGAACGCCGCCGAGGTGCTTCTGCACCTGGCCGAGCGCCTGCCCGAAGAAGCCCTGGCCAAGCTGGAAGTCATCGACTTCGGCGGCGGCTTCGGCATCCCTTACCGCAAGTACGACGGCGAAGCCCGCCTCAATATGGACGAGCTGGGCGCGCGCCTGCACGCCCTTATCAGCGGCTGGGCCGCCAAAACCGGCTACAAGGGCCGCTTCCTTGTGGAGCCCGGCCGCTATGTGGCCGCCGAATGCAGCGTGCTGCTGGGCCGCGTGCACGCCGTGAAGAACAACGGCGAGAAGCGCTATGTGGGCACGGACCTGGGCTTTAACGTGCTGGTGCGCCCGGCCATGTACGATTCCTTCCACGATCTGGAGATCTACGAGGCCCCCGGCCCGCAGGACCGCGCCGAGCTGCTCCAGACCATTGTGGGCAACATCTGCGAAAGCGGCGACATCCTGGCCAAGGACCGCACCCTGCCCGCCCTGCACGAGAGCGACGTTCTGGGCGTGCTGGACGCCGGAGCCTACGGCTTTACCATGGGCTCCAACTACAACATGCGCCGCCGCCCGGCAGAGGTGCTCATCCAGGGCGACGGCACGGCACGGCTCATCCGCCGCCGCGAAAACCTTGAAGATCTGGCGCGCTGCCTTCTGGATTGA
- a CDS encoding MATE family efflux transporter → MKIWRAAFWIDVTSLRGTPPPQAGSKPDLSTSPRAVWQLTWPQMLMMYLMFFMGFVAVWVAGQLSAQVQAALGMVNQCGILLMVVAMAISSGATAAVSQSLGALRVPRARRYIVATVAGSLGLGLFIALVGWRCGDPLLRLLQVPESIFPLTSDMWRVSMLGLPAQYVYASTGVMFRATRLVLPPLWVAAGVCVLNLLGCLGLGLGWFGLPRMGYMGLIWTGVAVQYLGALCNCLLLARLGYLRRDALPSLRWLKVALPYLLKVALPAGAAQIVWQSGYMTLFVLVASLPADSVNALAGLTAGLRVEALLFLPGMACNMSAAVLVGNSLGAGRPDEAKRVGLFMVLAAAAAMSVMAALIWPFRAEAAALLSQEPGTRAQIVSYLTYNLLSTPFSIASTVMGGIMTGAGATRYNLLIFGGTFWLVRLPLGWLLGHVLWGTASGVFAAMLCSQVLQTAIMFYVVRCRDWARFAMHCQHQRPHAV, encoded by the coding sequence TTGAAGATCTGGCGCGCTGCCTTCTGGATTGATGTGACCTCCCTTCGCGGCACCCCCCCGCCGCAGGCCGGTTCCAAGCCGGACCTGAGCACATCGCCCCGCGCCGTCTGGCAGCTCACCTGGCCACAGATGCTCATGATGTACCTGATGTTCTTCATGGGCTTTGTGGCCGTGTGGGTGGCCGGGCAGCTCAGCGCCCAGGTGCAGGCGGCCCTTGGCATGGTCAACCAGTGCGGCATCCTGCTTATGGTGGTGGCCATGGCCATTTCCAGCGGCGCCACCGCGGCGGTAAGCCAATCCCTGGGCGCGCTGCGCGTGCCCCGCGCCCGGCGCTACATCGTCGCCACCGTGGCGGGCAGCCTGGGTCTGGGCCTGTTCATCGCGCTGGTCGGCTGGCGCTGCGGCGACCCCTTACTGCGCCTGTTGCAGGTGCCGGAAAGCATCTTTCCGCTCACCAGCGACATGTGGCGGGTGAGCATGCTGGGCCTGCCCGCACAGTATGTGTACGCCTCCACGGGCGTCATGTTCCGCGCCACGCGCCTGGTGCTGCCACCCCTCTGGGTGGCGGCGGGCGTGTGCGTCCTCAACCTGCTGGGCTGCCTGGGCCTCGGCCTCGGCTGGTTCGGCCTGCCCCGGATGGGCTATATGGGCCTGATCTGGACAGGCGTGGCCGTGCAGTACCTGGGCGCGCTCTGCAACTGCCTGCTCCTGGCCCGCCTGGGCTATCTGCGGCGCGACGCCCTGCCCTCCCTGCGCTGGCTCAAGGTCGCTCTGCCCTATCTGCTCAAGGTGGCCCTGCCCGCCGGGGCGGCGCAGATCGTCTGGCAATCCGGCTATATGACCCTCTTCGTGCTTGTGGCCTCCCTGCCTGCGGACAGCGTCAACGCCCTGGCCGGGCTCACCGCCGGGCTGCGGGTGGAAGCCCTGCTCTTTCTGCCCGGCATGGCCTGCAACATGAGCGCGGCCGTGCTGGTGGGCAACAGCCTGGGCGCGGGCAGGCCGGACGAAGCCAAGCGCGTGGGCTTGTTCATGGTGTTGGCGGCCGCCGCGGCCATGAGTGTTATGGCCGCCCTGATCTGGCCCTTCCGCGCGGAGGCGGCCGCCCTGCTCTCGCAGGAGCCGGGCACGCGCGCGCAGATCGTAAGCTACCTGACCTACAACCTGCTCTCCACGCCCTTTTCCATCGCCAGCACGGTTATGGGGGGCATTATGACCGGGGCCGGGGCCACCCGGTACAATCTGCTTATTTTCGGCGGCACCTTCTGGCTGGTGCGCCTGCCCCTGGGCTGGCTGCTGGGGCATGTGCTCTGGGGCACGGCTTCGGGCGTATTTGCGGCCATGCTTTGTTCCCAGGTGCTGCAAACGGCCATCATGTTCTATGTGGTGCGCTGCCGCGACTGGGCGCGTTTTGCCATGCACTGTCAGCACCAGCGCCCGCACGCCGTCTGA
- a CDS encoding DUF2156 domain-containing protein — protein sequence MSKDFTPVSLEDRDRYYELWRRTPCRSLDYTLANLWGWQAYYGLEWRFADNLCWIRQTRPDLVCWAPVGDWNNAPWKDLLPCGFDATDHRVTRVPESLFQIWRQALPEQVEGKEDRGQWEYLYKQTDLAELPGNRFHKKRNHCNSYVKAYGQPDYRSLSDAMVEDVLGLQDDWCQWHECEGSPSLQAENEAINRVLSHWDSFRGLVGGSLYVGGRMVAFSVGENLDDVSLGVHYEKGLNGFKGVYQTINCEFSRRAGAGFTYINRAQDLDEEGLRQAKMTYMPADFLRKYQVVVRQK from the coding sequence GTGAGCAAAGACTTTACCCCCGTGAGCCTGGAAGACCGCGACCGCTATTACGAACTCTGGCGGCGCACCCCCTGCCGCTCGCTGGACTACACCCTGGCCAACCTCTGGGGCTGGCAGGCATATTACGGCCTGGAATGGCGCTTTGCGGACAACCTCTGCTGGATACGGCAGACCCGCCCCGACCTGGTCTGCTGGGCCCCGGTGGGGGACTGGAACAATGCCCCCTGGAAGGATCTGCTGCCCTGCGGCTTTGACGCGACCGACCACCGCGTGACCCGCGTGCCGGAATCCCTGTTCCAGATCTGGCGGCAGGCTTTGCCCGAACAGGTGGAAGGCAAGGAAGACCGCGGCCAGTGGGAATACCTCTACAAACAGACAGACCTGGCCGAGCTGCCGGGCAACCGCTTTCACAAAAAACGCAACCACTGCAACAGCTACGTCAAAGCCTACGGCCAGCCGGACTACCGATCCTTAAGCGACGCCATGGTGGAGGACGTGCTGGGCCTTCAGGACGATTGGTGCCAGTGGCACGAATGCGAAGGTTCGCCTTCCCTGCAGGCGGAAAACGAAGCCATCAACCGGGTGCTTTCGCACTGGGACAGCTTCCGCGGCCTGGTGGGCGGCTCCCTGTATGTGGGTGGACGCATGGTGGCCTTCAGTGTGGGCGAGAATCTGGACGACGTGAGCCTGGGCGTGCACTACGAAAAAGGCCTCAACGGCTTCAAGGGCGTGTACCAGACCATCAATTGCGAGTTTTCCCGCCGCGCCGGGGCCGGATTTACCTACATCAACCGTGCCCAGGACCTGGACGAAGAAGGCCTGCGCCAAGCCAAAATGACCTACATGCCGGCGGACTTCCTGCGCAAATATCAGGTCGTCGTCCGGCAAAAATAA
- a CDS encoding YnfA family protein: MLAKTLLLFVLTALAEITGCFLPYVWLRKGGSPWLLLPAAVSLAVFAWLLTLHPAASGRVYAAYGCVYVVTALAWLRLVDKVPLSATDLLGGAVALAGMLIIVSGWGGAA, translated from the coding sequence ATGCTCGCCAAGACGTTGCTGCTTTTTGTGCTCACGGCCCTGGCCGAAATAACGGGCTGCTTTCTGCCCTACGTCTGGCTGCGCAAGGGCGGTTCCCCCTGGCTTTTGCTGCCCGCCGCGGTCAGCCTGGCCGTGTTCGCCTGGCTCCTGACCCTGCATCCTGCGGCCAGCGGCCGGGTCTATGCGGCCTACGGCTGCGTGTATGTGGTTACGGCCCTGGCCTGGCTCCGCCTGGTGGACAAGGTTCCCCTTTCCGCCACGGACCTTCTGGGCGGCGCGGTGGCCCTGGCGGGCATGCTGATCATCGTTTCCGGCTGGGGCGGCGCGGCCTGA